A part of Molothrus aeneus isolate 106 unplaced genomic scaffold, BPBGC_Maene_1.0 scaffold_30, whole genome shotgun sequence genomic DNA contains:
- the CAPN1 gene encoding calpain-1 catalytic subunit, which translates to MAEPPVVPVFCTGVSAQVRRQRAKELGLGRHDNAVRYLGQDFGRLLQECRGSGALFRDPAFPPAASSLGFRELGPGSSKTRGVQWKRPTELCPRPQFIVDGATRTDICQGALGDCWLLAAIASLTLNETLLHRVVPHGQSFQQGYAGIFHFQIWQFGEWLDVVVDDFLPTKDGKLLFVHSAEGSEFWSALLEKAYAKVNGCYEALSGGSTSEGFEDFTGGVTEWFDLRRPPADLYQIILKALERGSLLGCSIDITSAFDMEAVTFKKLVKGHAYSVTGAKQIPYRGQALELIRMRNPWGEVEWTGAWSDGSAEWHAVEPALRQQLMVKMEDGEFWMSFRDFLREFTRLEICNLTPDALQSHKFRKWNTQLYDGTWRRGSTAGGCRNYPATFWINPQFKIQLEEVDDDRDEDGGREPGCSFLLALMQKHRRRERRYGKDMETIGFAVYEVPPEYVGRSGVHLKREFFLANASRARSEQFINLREVSTRFRLPPGEYIVVPSTFEPNKEGDFVLRVFSEKKAGTEEMDDKIQATLPDEKVLRESEIDENFKQLFKQLAGPDLEISVTELQTILNRIIAKHKDLRTKGFSLESCRSMVNLMDKDGNGKLGLVEFNVLWNRIRNYLSIFRKFDLDKSGSISAYELRLALEAAGYRLNKRLHELLITRYAEPDLALDFDSFVCCLVRLETMFRFFQAMDVDQDGVVTFDLLQWLQLTMFA; encoded by the exons ATGGCGGAGCCGCCGGTGGTGCCGGTGTTCTGCACGGGCGTCTCGGCGCAGGTGCGGCGCCAGCGCGccaaggagctggggctgggccgcCACGACAACGCCGTGCGCTACCTGGGCCAGGACTTCGGGCGGCTGCTCCAGGAGTGCCGCGGCTCCGGGGCCCTGTTCCGGGACCCCGCCTTCCCCCCGGCCGCCTCCTCCCTGGGCTTCCGCGAGCTGGGCCCCGGCTCCTCCAAGACGCGCGGCGTGCAGTGGAAGAGGCCCACG GAGCTGTGCCCGCGCCCGCAGTTCATCGTGGACGGCGCCACGCGCACCGACATCTGCCAGGGAGCGCTGG gtgACTGCTGGCTGCTGGCGGCCATCGCCTCGCTGACGCTCAACGAGACGCTCCTGCACCGCGTGGTGCCGCACGGGCAGAGCTTCCAGCAGGGCTACGCCGGCATCTTCCACTTCCAG ATCTGGCAGTTTGGCGAGTGGCTGGACGTGGTGGTGGACGATTTCCTGCCCACCAAGGACGGGAAGCTGCTCTTCGTGCACTCGGCCGAGGGCTCCGAGTTCTGGAGCGCGCTGCTGGAAAAGGCCTACGCCAA GGTGAACGGCTGCTACGAGGCTCTGTCGGGCGGCAGCACCTCCGAGGGCTTCGAGGACTTCACGGGCGGCGTCACCGAGTGGTTCGACCTGCGCCGGCCCCCGGCCGACCTCTACCAGATCATCCTCAAGGCGCTGGAGCGCggctccctgctgggctgctccatCGAC ATAACGAGCGCCTTCGACATGGAGGCGGTGACCTTcaagaagctggtgaagggccACGCCTACTCGGTGACTGGTGCCAAGCAG ATCCCGTACCGCGGGCAGGCCCTGGAGCTCATCCGGATGCGCAACCCCTGGGGAGAGGTGGAGTGGACGGGCGCCTGGAGCGACGG CTCGGCCGAGTGGCACGCGGTGGAGCCGGCGCTGCGCCAGCAGCTCATGGTCAAGATGGAGGACGGCGAATTCTG GATGTCCTTCCGGGATTTCCTGCGGGAATTCACCCGCCTGGAGATCTGCAACCTCACCCCGGACGCGCTGCAGTCCCACAAGTTCCGCAAGTGGAACACGCAGCTCTACGACGGGACGTGGCGGCGCGGCAGCACCGCCGGCGGCTGCCGCAACTACCCCG CCACGTTCTGGATCAACCCCCAGTTCAAGAtccagctggaggaggtggatgATGACAGGGACGAGGACGGCGGGCGCGAGCCGggctgcagcttcctgctggCGCTGATGCAGAAGCACCGGCGCCGCGAGCGCCGCTACGGCAAGGACATGGAGACCATTGGATTCGCTGTCTATGAG GTCCCTCCCGAG TACGTGGGGAGGTCGGGCGTGCACCTGAAGCGGGAGTTCTTCCTGGCCAACGCGTCGCGCGCGCGCTCCGAGCAGTTCATCAACCTGCGCGAGGTGAGCACGCGCTTCCGCCTGCCGCCCGGCGAGTACATCGTGGTGCCCTCCACCTTCGAGCCCAACAAGGAGGGCGACTTCGTGCTCCGCGTCTTCTCCGAGAAGAAAGCCGGCACCGA GGAGATGGACGACAAGATCCAGGCCACGCTGCCGGACGAG AAAGTGCTGAGGGAGAGTGAAATCGATGAGAACTTCAAGCAGCTCTTCAAGCAGCTGGCGGGGCCG gacctGGAGATCAGCGTCACCGAGCTCCAGACCATCCTCAACCGCATCATCGCCAAAC ACAAAGACCTGCGCACCAAGGGCTTCAGCCTGGAGTCCTGCCGGAGCATGGTGAACCTGATGGAC AAAGACGGGAACGGGAAACTGGGGCTGGTGGAGTTCAACGTGCTCTGGAACCGCATCCGCAACTACCtg AGCATCTTCCGCAAGTTCGACCTGGACAAGTCTGGCTCCATCAGCGCCTACGAGCTGCGCCTGGCCCTGGAGGCTGCAG GGTACCGGCTGAACAAGAGGCTGCACGAGCTGCTCATCACCCGCTACGCCGAGCCCGACCTGGCCCTGGACTTCGACAGCTTCGTCTGCTGCCTCGTGCGCCTGGAGACCATGTTCC GGTTTTTCCAAGCCATGGACGTGGACCAGGACGGGGTCGTCACGTTCGACCTGCTGCAG tgGCTCCAGCTCACCATGTTCGCCTGA
- the SYVN1 gene encoding E3 ubiquitin-protein ligase synoviolin isoform X2 produces the protein MLCTALVMAGSLALTTAVVAHAYYLKHQFYPTVVYLTKSSPSMAVLYIQAFVLVFLLGKFMGKVFFGQLRAAEMEHLLERSWYAVTETCLAFTVFRDDFSPRFVALFTLLLFLKCFHWLAEDRVDFMERSPNISWLFHFRIVSLMFLLGILDFLFVSHAYHSILTRGASVQLVFGFEYAILLTMVLTIFIKYVLHSIDLQNENPWDNKAVFMLYTELFTGLIKVLLYMAFMTIMIKVHTFPLFAIRPMYLAMRQFKKAVTDAIMSRRAIRNMNTLYPDATAEELQAMDNVCIICREEMVTGAKRLPCNHIFHTSCLRSWFQRQQTCPTCRMDVLRASLPPQPPPEAPAPAPAAPAQPPNFPQGLLPPFPPGMFPFWPPVGPFPPGPGPAAPAPPGTDGAAAAAGAAPGSRPVPGSGPGSGPGSGSGPVAGAAGSEPGGAGAVPGLPLPPPWVGMPWPPLFGVPPMPVPPAGFAGLTEEELRAMEGHERQHLEARLQCLHNIHTLLDAAMLQINQYLGVLAQIGCGPS, from the exons atgctgtgcacagccctggtcaTGGCTGGCAGCCTGGCGCTCACCACGGCCGTGGTTGCCCATGCCTATTACCTGAAGCACCAGTTCTACCCCACCGTGGTTTACCTCACCAAATCCAGCCCCAGCATGGCC gtgCTGTACATCCAGGCCTTCGTGCTCGTGTTCCTGCTGGGCAAGTTCATGGGCAAGGTTTTCTTCGGGCAGCTGCGCGCGGCCGAGATGGAG cacctcctggaGCGCTCGTGGTACGCGGTGACCGAGACCTGCCTGGCCTTCACCGTCTTCAGGGACGACTTCAGCCCGCGCTTCGTCGCCCTCTtcaccctcctcctcttcctcaagTGCTTCCATTGGCTGGCCGAGGACCGGGTGGATTTT ATGGAGAGGAGCCCCAACATCTCGTGGCTCTTCCACTTCCGCATCGTCT CTCTGATGTTCCTGCTGGGGATCCTGGACTTCCTCTTCGTCAGCCACGCCTACCACAGCATCCTGACCCGCGGCGCCTCCGTCCAGCTCGTCTTCGGCTTCGAG tACGCCATCCTGCTGACCATGGTGCTGACCATCTTCATCAAGTACGTGCTGCACTCCATCGACCTGCAGAACGAGAACCCCTGGGACAACAAGGCCGTGTTCATGCTCTACACCGAGCTCTTCACCG GGCTGATCAAGGTGCTGCTCTACATGGCCTTCATGACCATCATGATCAAGGTGCACACCTTCCCGCTCTTCGCCATCCGCCCCATGTACCTGGCCATGAG GCAGTTCAAGAAGGCCGTCACCGACGCCATCATGTCCCGCCGGGCCATCCGCAACATGAACACGCT GTACCCCGACGCCACGGCCGAGGAGCTGCAGGCCATGGACAACGTGTGCATCATCTGCCGCGAGGAGATGGTGACGGGCGCCAAGCGCCTGCCCTGCAACCACATCTTCCACACCAG CTGCCTGCGCTCGTGGTTCCAGCGGCAGCAGACGTGCCCCACGTGCCGCATGGACGTGCTCAGGGCCTCGCTGCCCCCGCAGCCGCCCCCGGAGGcgccggcaccggcaccggcagcgcCGGCACAGCCCCCGAACT ttccccaggggctgctgcccccGTTCCCCCCGGGGATGTTCCCGTTCTGGCCGCCCGTGGGGCCCttcccgcccggccccggccccgcggccccggccccgcctggGACTGACGGAGCTGCTgcggctgctggggctgctcctg GTTCCCGTCCCGTTCCCGGTTCTGGTCCCGGTTCTGGTCCCGGTTCTGGTTCCGGTCCCGTTGCCGGCGCTGCGGGGTCGgagccgggcggggccggggcggtgccggggctgcCGCTGCCCCCGCCCTGGGTGGGGATGCCCTGGCCCCCGCTCTTCG GGGTGCCCCCCATGCCGGTGCCCCCCGCCGGCTTCGCGGGGCTGACGGAGGAGGAGCTCCGGGCCATGGAGGGGCACGAGCGGCAGCACCTGGAGGCgaggctgcagtgcctgcacaACATCCACACCCTGCTGGACGCTGCCATGCTCCAGATCAACCAGTacctgggggtgctggcccAGATcgg ATGCGGCCCcagctga
- the SYVN1 gene encoding E3 ubiquitin-protein ligase synoviolin isoform X1 encodes MLCTALVMAGSLALTTAVVAHAYYLKHQFYPTVVYLTKSSPSMAVLYIQAFVLVFLLGKFMGKVFFGQLRAAEMEHLLERSWYAVTETCLAFTVFRDDFSPRFVALFTLLLFLKCFHWLAEDRVDFMERSPNISWLFHFRIVSLMFLLGILDFLFVSHAYHSILTRGASVQLVFGFEYAILLTMVLTIFIKYVLHSIDLQNENPWDNKAVFMLYTELFTGLIKVLLYMAFMTIMIKVHTFPLFAIRPMYLAMRQFKKAVTDAIMSRRAIRNMNTLYPDATAEELQAMDNVCIICREEMVTGAKRLPCNHIFHTSCLRSWFQRQQTCPTCRMDVLRASLPPQPPPEAPAPAPAAPAQPPNFPQGLLPPFPPGMFPFWPPVGPFPPGPGPAAPAPPGTDGAAAAAGAAPGSRPVPGSGPGSGPGSGSGPVAGAAGSEPGGAGAVPGLPLPPPWVGMPWPPLFGVPPMPVPPAGFAGLTEEELRAMEGHERQHLEARLQCLHNIHTLLDAAMLQINQYLGVLAQIGTPRPPPPRETPPEEPPAPGPPGGTGANGGSDAAPAEDEEDAAEGAEPGEGPEPPEGPDTAELRRRRLQRLGTPPH; translated from the exons atgctgtgcacagccctggtcaTGGCTGGCAGCCTGGCGCTCACCACGGCCGTGGTTGCCCATGCCTATTACCTGAAGCACCAGTTCTACCCCACCGTGGTTTACCTCACCAAATCCAGCCCCAGCATGGCC gtgCTGTACATCCAGGCCTTCGTGCTCGTGTTCCTGCTGGGCAAGTTCATGGGCAAGGTTTTCTTCGGGCAGCTGCGCGCGGCCGAGATGGAG cacctcctggaGCGCTCGTGGTACGCGGTGACCGAGACCTGCCTGGCCTTCACCGTCTTCAGGGACGACTTCAGCCCGCGCTTCGTCGCCCTCTtcaccctcctcctcttcctcaagTGCTTCCATTGGCTGGCCGAGGACCGGGTGGATTTT ATGGAGAGGAGCCCCAACATCTCGTGGCTCTTCCACTTCCGCATCGTCT CTCTGATGTTCCTGCTGGGGATCCTGGACTTCCTCTTCGTCAGCCACGCCTACCACAGCATCCTGACCCGCGGCGCCTCCGTCCAGCTCGTCTTCGGCTTCGAG tACGCCATCCTGCTGACCATGGTGCTGACCATCTTCATCAAGTACGTGCTGCACTCCATCGACCTGCAGAACGAGAACCCCTGGGACAACAAGGCCGTGTTCATGCTCTACACCGAGCTCTTCACCG GGCTGATCAAGGTGCTGCTCTACATGGCCTTCATGACCATCATGATCAAGGTGCACACCTTCCCGCTCTTCGCCATCCGCCCCATGTACCTGGCCATGAG GCAGTTCAAGAAGGCCGTCACCGACGCCATCATGTCCCGCCGGGCCATCCGCAACATGAACACGCT GTACCCCGACGCCACGGCCGAGGAGCTGCAGGCCATGGACAACGTGTGCATCATCTGCCGCGAGGAGATGGTGACGGGCGCCAAGCGCCTGCCCTGCAACCACATCTTCCACACCAG CTGCCTGCGCTCGTGGTTCCAGCGGCAGCAGACGTGCCCCACGTGCCGCATGGACGTGCTCAGGGCCTCGCTGCCCCCGCAGCCGCCCCCGGAGGcgccggcaccggcaccggcagcgcCGGCACAGCCCCCGAACT ttccccaggggctgctgcccccGTTCCCCCCGGGGATGTTCCCGTTCTGGCCGCCCGTGGGGCCCttcccgcccggccccggccccgcggccccggccccgcctggGACTGACGGAGCTGCTgcggctgctggggctgctcctg GTTCCCGTCCCGTTCCCGGTTCTGGTCCCGGTTCTGGTCCCGGTTCTGGTTCCGGTCCCGTTGCCGGCGCTGCGGGGTCGgagccgggcggggccggggcggtgccggggctgcCGCTGCCCCCGCCCTGGGTGGGGATGCCCTGGCCCCCGCTCTTCG GGGTGCCCCCCATGCCGGTGCCCCCCGCCGGCTTCGCGGGGCTGACGGAGGAGGAGCTCCGGGCCATGGAGGGGCACGAGCGGCAGCACCTGGAGGCgaggctgcagtgcctgcacaACATCCACACCCTGCTGGACGCTGCCATGCTCCAGATCAACCAGTacctgggggtgctggcccAGATcgg gaccccccggCCGCCCCCCCCCCGTGAGACCCCCCCGGAggagcccccggccccgggacccccgggaggcACCGGAGCCAACGGAGGCAGCG ATGCGGCCCcagctgaggatgaggaggacgCGGCCGAAGGCGCCGAGCCCGGGGAGGGCCCCGAGCCCCCGGAgggccccgacacggccgagctgcggcggcggcgcctgcagaggctggggacccccccccactga